A window from Apostichopus japonicus isolate 1M-3 chromosome 2, ASM3797524v1, whole genome shotgun sequence encodes these proteins:
- the LOC139956498 gene encoding cryptic protein-like — translation MSNSHMGRFVILITHLILLLGLLTAVVGNTLMQDRAFYDQRQDMRDAKPDNNQKYGLDIQSPKKPTIHHVNHQEQIPVIYDDSHCQNGGTGYLGAFCMCPNYFTGRYCETDVRNISLCDRLANGAWVYRNCNLCHCDNGLLRCELFPLEGCADKKETSNSGHLIQPRYWLIVSFVISLTLNLYQINIAPFR, via the exons ATGAGTAACAGCCATATGGGGAG aTTTGTAATTCTAATTACTCATTTGATTTTATTGCTGGGGTTGCTTACCGCAGTCGTCGGTAACACGCTGATGCAGGATAGAGCATTCTACGATCAAAGACAAGACATGCGAGACGCAAAACCGGATAATAATCAGAAATATGGACTAGATATACAAAGCCCTAAAAAACCAACCATACATCACGTGAATCACCAAGAGCAGATTCCTG TCATTTACGATGACTCTCATTGTCAAAATGGCGGGACAGGTTACCTTGGAGCATTCTGTATGTGTCCGAATTATTTCACTGGAAGGTACTGTGAAACTGACGTGCGTAACATCTCCCTATGTGATCGTCTGGCCAATGGGGCGTGGGTATATAGGAACTGTAACCTCTGTCACTGTGACAACGGACTCTTAAGATGTGAACTGTTTCCGCTTGAAGGGTGTG CTGACAAGAAAGAAACCTCCAACAGTGGACATCTCATCCAGCCTCGATATTGGCTCATCGTTTCATTTGTGATTAGTCTTACTTTGAACTTATATCAAATAAATATTGCACCTTTCAGGTAG
- the LOC139956562 gene encoding sodium-coupled monocarboxylate transporter 2-like — protein sequence METLAALDYLIIVGMLIVSALIGVFFAIRQQSVSDYFLGNRHMSVFPVAISLTATFISAITYLGTPAEVYIHGPKYGLMATLRTFVPIVIVYCFIPVFYRLKITTVYEYLEMRFNNTVRFLVLASEFVGGFIYMGIVVYTPALALSTVTGLNLTFSILAIGVVCTFYTSIGGIKAVIWTDVFQAFAMVIGAIIMIIAGTVSIGGPAEGWRRAAEGGRDHLVDFNIDPTIRLTFWSIYIGGTSFLIMIGGTKQSFVQRYLSCKSESDARMAAWVGMIGTAVMELLAVATGMTIFAYYHVCDPLTSGEISRADQIVPYFMMDIFQSVPGLPGLLISGAFCASLSSMSSVLNSIASIAGQDIVKTIWPDMTDATYSLVVKVISAVFGLVTIALAFLASVLGDVLQTALSIAGITGGPAFGVYILGLFVPRCNSKGAAVGMIGGTLVGLFLYLGSRFYPPISHRPPLSVEGCDALLNETSSSMYNDVATELFTVSDTNTVESVLSERPPGTAMFAISYLYLTTVNALVCVILGVVVSYVTSWNKPQKVDPKLLAPIIARSFISLVQDHEEKDKPPSPTDYLPLSKV from the exons ATGGAGACATTAGCAGCATTGGATTACTTGATCATCGTTGGTATGCTGATCGTCTCTGCTTTAATTGGAGTCTTCTTTGCCATCAGACAACAGTCTGTTAGTGATTATTTTCTCGGTAATCGCCATATGTCGGTGTTTCCAGTTGCTATATCGCTGACAGCTACGTTCATATCCGCTATCACATACCTTGGAACGCCAGCAGAGGTGTACATCCATGGACCGAAGTACGGATTGATGGCCACTCTTCGGACATTTGTTCCCATTGTGATAGTCTACTGTTTCATACCGGTGTTCTACCGTCTGAAGATCACCACAGTGTATGAGTACTTGGAGATGAGATTTAATAACACCGTTCGCTTCCTCGTCCTCGCTTCCGAGTTTGTCGGCGGATTCATCTACATGGGTATCGTTGTATACACACCTGCACTGGCACTGAGTACAGTTACTGGACTAAATCTAACTTTCTCTATTCTGGCTATCGGTGTCGTTTGTACCTTTTACACTTCAATAGGAGGAATCAAGGCTGTTATATGGACAGACGTGTTTCAG GCCTTCGCGATGGTAATTGGGGCCATAATTATGATCATTGCCGGTACGGTCAGCATCGGAGGACCAGCCGAAGGTTGGCGACGAGCAGCCGAAGGAGGTCGAGATCACTTGGTTGATTTTAACATAGACCCAACTATTCGCCTGACATTCTGGTCCATTTACATAGGTGGTACTTCTTTCCTTATTATGATAGGAGGAACCAAACAGAGTTTCGTCCAACGATATCTGTCTTGTAAAAGTGAAAGCGATGCTCGGATGGCAGCCTGGGTAGGAATGATTGGTACAGCTGTAATGGAATTACTAGCAGTAGCTACGGGCATGACAATCTTTGCTTATTACCACGTATGTGATCCTCTTACTTCCGGTGAGATTTCACGTGCAGATCAGATTGTTCCCTATTTCATGATGGATATTTTCCAATCTGTGCCAGGTTTACCTGGACTTTTAATATCCGGGGCCTTCTGTGCGTCACTTTCCTCTATGTCGTCTGTGTTGAATTCCATCGCTTCAATAGCTGGACAAGACATCGTGAAAACCATCTGGCCGGATATGACGGACGCAACGTATTCATTGGTTGTCAAGGTGATATCTGCAGTCTTTGGCCTGGTTACCATTGCACTGGCCTTTCTTGCGTCTGTTCTTGGCGATGTCCTGCAGACTGCTCTATCGATTGCTGGAATAACAGGGGGTCCAGCGTTTGGGGTTTATATCCTTGGTTTGTTCGTTCCGAGGTGTAACTCAAAGGGGGCGGCGGTTGGCATGATAGGAGGTACATTAGTCGGTCTATTTTTGTATCTTGGGTCCCGTTTTTACCCGCCTATTAGTCACAGACCTCCTCTGTCTGTTGAGGGATGTGACGCGTTGTTGAATGAGACCTCTTCATCAATGTATAATGATGTTGCCACCGAACTGTTTACTGTTAGTGATACAAACACCGTTGAATCGGTATTGTCAGAGAGACCACCTGGTACTGCAATGTTTGCAATCAGCTATCTTTACCTTACAACAGTCAATGCATTAGTTTGTGTAATCCTAGGCGTTGTAGTCAGTTACGTAACCTCTTGGAATAAGCCGCAGAAAGTAGATCCCAAACTTCTAGCACCGATCATTGCTCGATCATTCATCAGTTTGGTACAAGATCATGAAGAGAAAGATAAACCGCCAAGTCCGACAGATTATTTACCGTTaagtaaagtttga
- the LOC139956530 gene encoding sodium-coupled monocarboxylate transporter 1-like → MEALTAWDYLVIIVMLAISGLIGIIFAIRSVGRQQSSSNYFLGDRHMSVFPVAMSLTATYISAITYLGTPSEVYLHGPKYGLMAMTRIFVPFLIVYCFVPVFYNLDITTVYEYLGMRFNNTVRFLVVAMEFFAGFTYMGIVVYAPALALSTVTGLNLTFSILATGIICTFYTTIGGIKAVIWTDVFQAILMIVGTIMMIIAGTIQIGGPAEGWRRGAEGGRTQLIDFNIDPTVRLSFWSLCLGGSSYLVMIGATKQGYVQRYMSCASEREAQYATWLGILGTGVMQILAVTAGMTIFAYYCKCDPLTSGHINRPDQIVPYFIMDVFQSVPGMSGLVISGAFCASLSSMSSVLNAIASMTGQDIIKVIWPDISDVKYSVIIKIISALFGVLTIVLAFLASALGDILQTAVSLGGLTGGPVLGVFMLAFFVPRGNSKGATTGLIGGTLFGLYLYIGSQMYPPHVQRPPLTTEGCEVDLKNGTYTTLGDNLLTEMFTVSTDNSSLEESVVSNRLPGTAIFQISFLYHIVINSLISFIIGVAVSYLTSWKNPKLAKANLLAPIIARMYTKLENEKQVDRGCMNLEEHVPLQNV, encoded by the exons ATGGAGGCTCTAACAGCGTGGGATTACTTGGTAATAATCGTTATGCTGGCGATATCAGGCCTGATCGGAATCATCTTTGCAATTCGGTCTGTAGGACGCCAACAATCATCAAGTAATTACTTTCTCGGTGATCGCCACATGTCGGTGTTTCCTGTTGCGATGTCACTTACAGCGACGTATATCTCAGCTATAACCTACCTTGGAACACCTTCCGAAGTTTACCTACATGGACCGAAGTACGGCCTGATGGCGATGACTCGTATATTCGTCCCATTTTTGATCGTGTATTGCTTCGTGCCAGTGTTCTACAATCTTGATATCACTACGGTGTATGAATATCTCGGTATGCGCTTCAACAACACTGTTCGGTTTCTCGTCGTTGCTATGGAGTTTTTCGCAGGGTTCACCTACATGGGTATAGTGGTTTATGCACCTGCATTAGCACTCAGTACAGTGACTGGACTAAATCTAACCTTCTCCATTCTCGCTACCGGCATCATCTGTACTTTCTACACAACAATAGGAGGAATAAAGGCTGTCATTTGGACAGATGTCTTCCAG GCTATTTTGATGATCGTCGGTACAATTATGATGATCATCGCAGGTACGATTCAGATCGGAGGTCCTGCAGAAGGATGGCGAAGAGGTGCTGAAGGGGGACGAACACAGCTAATAGATTTTAATATCGATCCAACGGTTCGATTGTCATTTTGGTCTCTATGCTTAGGAGGCTCAAGCTACTTGGTTATGATTGGAGCAACAAAACAGGGCTACGTCCAAAGATATATGTCTTGTGCGAGTGAACGAGAAGCCCAATATGCGACTTGGTTGGGCATTTTGGGGACAGGTGTTATGCAAATCCTGGCCGTGACTGCTGGCATGACCATATTCGCTTACTATTGCAAATGTGATCCACTGACTTCTGGTCACATTAATCGGCCGGATCAAATCGTTCCCTATTTTATAATGGATGTTTTCCAGTCTGTTCCTGGGATGTCTGGATTGGTCATATCCGGGGCTTTTTGCGCCTCGCTTTCCTCCATGTCTTCTGTATTGAACGCCATTGCTTCTATGACTGGACAGGACATCATAAAGGTGATTTGGCCAGATATTTCAGATGTGAAATATTCGGTCATTATTAAGATAATATCTGCCCTGTTCGGGGTTTTAACCATTGTGCTGGCCTTTCTTGCTTCTGCTTTGGGAGACATCTTACAAACAGCTGTATCTCTTGGAGGGTTGACTGGAGGCCCTGTACTTGGGGTATTCATGCTAGCATTTTTCGTCCCGAGGGGTAACTCTAAAGGAGCCACGACAGGATTAATTGGAGGAACTCTCTTTGgcttgtatttatatattgggTCCCAAATGTATCCTCCTCATGTCCAACGACCTCCTTTGACTACTGAGGGTTGCGAAGTAGATTTAAAGAATGGAACCTATACAACACTTGGTGATAACTTGTTAACCGAAATGTTTACAGTGAGTACTGACAATTCAAGCCTAGAAGAGTCGGTCGTTTCAAACAGACTACCTGGCACTGCAATATTTCAAATCAGTTTTTTGTACCATATAGTGATCAACTCACTGATCAGCTTCATCATAGGGGTAGCTGTTAGCTATCTGACGTCATGGAAAAATCCCAAATTGGCGAAAGCTAACTTGTTGGCACCAATCATCGCTCGGATGTACACCAAATTAGAAAATGAGAAACAAGTTGATAGAGGTTGCATGAATTTGGAAGAACACGTCCCTTTACAGAACGTATAA